A genome region from candidate division KSB1 bacterium includes the following:
- a CDS encoding 5'-nucleotidase: MPHAHTVANETVLANFITDSFGHYFNSDFAFMHSGGIRAALSKGSVSFNDILAVLPFGNSVVHVSMRGKISQI; the protein is encoded by the coding sequence TTGCCCCATGCTCATACGGTTGCCAATGAAACGGTGCTGGCAAATTTCATTACCGATTCGTTCGGGCATTATTTTAATTCGGATTTTGCCTTTATGCATTCGGGTGGAATTCGCGCCGCTTTATCCAAAGGTTCTGTTTCATTTAATGATATTCTTGCTGTGCTGCCGTTCGGGAATTCGGTTGTTCACGTTTCCATGAGAGGAAAAATATCACAGATATGA
- a CDS encoding GAF domain-containing protein, giving the protein MNKTEAYKWAIKRIRAQVLRHQDETATLANTCAILKEFLSDYFWVGIYYYRGDHLLLGPFQGPPACVILSIDKGVCAESVKQKGTVLVRDVEQFPGHIACDSRSKSEIVVPLYTASGEIKAVLDVDSDKLAAFDETDQTFLEQIAALLKEIL; this is encoded by the coding sequence ATGAATAAAACCGAGGCTTACAAGTGGGCGATTAAACGCATCCGGGCGCAGGTTTTACGGCATCAGGATGAAACAGCAACGCTGGCTAACACATGCGCGATTCTAAAAGAATTTTTATCAGATTATTTTTGGGTAGGTATTTATTATTACAGGGGTGATCATCTGCTGTTGGGACCGTTTCAGGGACCGCCCGCCTGTGTTATATTATCAATCGACAAAGGAGTATGCGCGGAAAGCGTGAAACAAAAAGGAACAGTCCTTGTGCGGGATGTTGAACAATTTCCGGGTCATATTGCCTGCGATTCACGGTCCAAATCCGAAATTGTGGTGCCGCTTTACACCGCATCAGGTGAGATCAAAGCGGTGTTGGATGTGGATAGTGATAAATTGGCGGCATTCGATGAAACAGATCAAACATTCCTCGAACAAATTGCCGCTTTATTGAAGGAAATCCTTTAA
- a CDS encoding OsmC family protein, whose translation MNLKVKFPGGLKVDADYGPFTIETDQKGSAPPPFALFLASIGTCAGIYVLNFCKSRKLSIEGLEIDQSMQTDPVTRLIKTVTLDIKLPKEFPEKYKSAIIRSAEQCAVKKHLVTPPQFNIVTS comes from the coding sequence ATGAATCTCAAAGTAAAATTTCCGGGCGGTCTCAAAGTTGATGCAGACTATGGCCCGTTTACTATAGAAACCGACCAAAAAGGCAGTGCGCCGCCTCCGTTTGCTCTGTTTTTGGCATCAATTGGGACTTGTGCCGGTATTTATGTGTTAAATTTCTGTAAAAGCCGAAAATTATCCATTGAAGGACTTGAAATCGATCAAAGTATGCAAACAGACCCTGTTACTCGTCTGATTAAAACTGTAACACTGGATATTAAACTTCCCAAAGAATTTCCGGAAAAATATAAATCTGCAATCATACGTTCTGCTGAACAATGTGCGGTTAAAAAACATCTTGTAACTCCTCCGCAATTCAACATTGTAACCTCTTGA
- a CDS encoding aspartate kinase, with product MTEKHPLIVQKYGGSSLATSDHVMRVARHIVERKKAGCDLVVVASAMGKTTDNLIKLAHEMNPNPDLREMDMLLSVGEQISISALSLAVQYLGYKAKSFTGSQIGIYTDARHSRGRIQSINPEKIKTALSDDYIVIVAGFQGCTQEGEITTLGRGGSDTTAVALAAVLDAEYCEIMSDIDGIYNADPKKVMAARRMDRIDYDQALEMASAGAKMLHKHSVEFAKEHGIKLSLGSSRSGRIGTIVSDTGLAQGSITGVVSDDDIALIRFALNRNDALELPAFFSKERILLKLWQSVQGLGMIGVSRGDTNLVVRAIQEKTTNVGVEENWALLSLVGIRNWRRIPKRGTVF from the coding sequence ATGACGGAAAAACATCCCCTTATTGTACAAAAATACGGCGGCAGTTCACTGGCAACCTCTGATCATGTCATGCGCGTGGCCCGGCATATTGTGGAACGCAAGAAAGCCGGATGTGATCTGGTTGTGGTTGCGTCTGCAATGGGAAAAACCACGGATAACCTGATCAAGCTGGCGCATGAGATGAACCCAAACCCGGATTTGCGCGAGATGGATATGTTGCTTTCCGTGGGTGAACAAATTTCAATATCCGCATTGTCTTTGGCGGTACAGTATTTGGGTTACAAGGCCAAAAGTTTTACAGGTTCCCAGATCGGTATTTATACAGATGCCCGTCACAGCCGGGGGAGAATTCAAAGTATCAATCCAGAAAAAATTAAAACGGCGCTGTCTGATGATTATATTGTAATTGTCGCCGGCTTTCAGGGGTGTACACAAGAAGGTGAAATCACCACACTGGGACGAGGCGGTTCGGATACCACAGCCGTTGCCCTCGCTGCAGTGCTTGATGCTGAATATTGCGAAATCATGTCCGATATTGATGGGATCTACAATGCAGACCCCAAAAAGGTAATGGCCGCCAGGCGGATGGACCGGATCGATTATGATCAGGCGCTGGAGATGGCCTCAGCTGGTGCCAAAATGCTGCATAAACATTCCGTTGAGTTTGCCAAAGAACATGGAATCAAGTTATCGCTGGGTTCTTCCCGATCCGGCAGGATCGGAACCATCGTCAGTGATACTGGACTGGCCCAGGGCAGTATTACAGGTGTGGTATCGGACGACGATATTGCCTTGATCCGTTTTGCCCTGAACCGCAATGATGCTCTCGAACTGCCCGCCTTTTTTTCAAAGGAACGGATTTTATTGAAACTGTGGCAGTCTGTTCAGGGACTCGGAATGATCGGCGTCAGTCGGGGAGACACCAATTTGGTGGTTCGCGCGATTCAGGAAAAAACCACGAATGTCGGTGTTGAAGAAAACTGGGCGCTCTTATCCCTTGTCGGAATCCGGAATTGGCGCCGGATCCCCAAACGCGGAACAGTTTTTTAA
- the glmM gene encoding phosphoglucosamine mutase: MKNLMISVSGVRGIVGEGLTPEVALRFSQAYASEFGPGKIVVARDSRVTGPMLMHAVWSGLMAVGCDVVDIGLATTPTAELVVERPDMAGGLILTASHNPRQWNALKMLGSDGMFISAEKGEKIVQRIQDNSYDFADWDKMGHLIPFNTAAQDHISSILDLSLVDTKKIKEKKFKLVVDCCNGAGGVILPEFLHTLGCDVVFLNREPNGWFPREPEPVPANLGDLCQAVKKHQADLGCAVDPDVDRLALVSEEGVPLGEEYTLALVSAFVMSRQKGDVVVNASTTRAIDDVVKEYGGRVHRTPVGEYHVATKAKQIGAVLAGEGNGGVMLPELHLGRDALVGIALILQYLADQNKPVSELSQAIPQYAMVKDKLTLDFEVDAKAIVSLFDKAHSKDEKTTIDGVKLLFRDSWVHVRASNTEPIIRVIAEAPSEDQARDIVNDMKKEMQMLSKQ; this comes from the coding sequence TTGAAAAATTTAATGATATCTGTGTCCGGTGTCCGTGGTATTGTGGGTGAAGGTTTGACACCGGAGGTGGCGTTGCGATTTTCCCAGGCCTATGCAAGTGAGTTTGGCCCGGGAAAAATAGTGGTGGCTCGCGATTCCCGGGTAACCGGCCCTATGCTCATGCATGCAGTCTGGTCAGGATTAATGGCTGTGGGATGTGATGTGGTAGATATTGGACTTGCCACAACCCCGACCGCCGAGCTGGTCGTGGAGCGGCCGGATATGGCCGGCGGTTTAATCCTGACGGCCAGTCATAATCCCCGCCAATGGAATGCGCTCAAAATGCTTGGATCAGACGGGATGTTTATATCCGCTGAAAAAGGCGAAAAAATTGTCCAGCGTATTCAGGATAACTCGTATGATTTTGCGGACTGGGATAAAATGGGTCATTTGATTCCGTTTAACACTGCCGCACAAGACCATATCAGTTCTATTCTCGACCTGTCGCTGGTTGACACGAAAAAAATAAAAGAAAAAAAATTTAAACTGGTGGTGGACTGCTGCAATGGAGCGGGCGGAGTCATATTGCCTGAATTTCTGCACACCCTGGGATGCGATGTTGTTTTTTTAAACCGGGAGCCAAACGGCTGGTTTCCGCGTGAGCCTGAACCGGTTCCTGCGAATCTTGGAGATCTTTGCCAGGCTGTGAAGAAACACCAGGCTGATCTGGGATGTGCTGTGGATCCCGATGTGGACCGGCTTGCTTTGGTCTCCGAAGAGGGGGTGCCGTTGGGTGAAGAGTATACCCTGGCTCTGGTCTCGGCATTTGTTATGAGCCGCCAAAAAGGCGATGTGGTCGTAAATGCATCCACCACCCGGGCTATTGATGATGTGGTCAAAGAATACGGCGGACGCGTGCACCGCACACCGGTAGGGGAATATCACGTGGCCACTAAAGCCAAACAAATCGGCGCTGTTCTTGCCGGTGAAGGTAACGGGGGTGTCATGCTGCCCGAACTGCATCTCGGACGCGATGCTCTGGTGGGTATTGCTCTCATACTGCAGTATCTGGCTGATCAAAACAAGCCGGTATCTGAATTAAGCCAGGCCATCCCTCAATATGCCATGGTTAAAGACAAGTTAACCCTGGACTTTGAAGTCGATGCTAAAGCTATTGTCAGCTTGTTTGATAAAGCGCATAGCAAAGACGAGAAAACAACCATAGACGGAGTCAAACTGTTATTCCGCGATTCCTGGGTTCATGTGCGGGCGTCCAATACCGAGCCGATTATTCGGGTGATTGCCGAAGCGCCATCCGAAGACCAGGCGCGCGATATTGTTAATGATATGAAAAAAGAGATGCAAATGTTATCCAAACAATGA
- the deoC gene encoding deoxyribose-phosphate aldolase, with protein sequence MIDHTLLKPYSVRSEIEKLCREAAEYKFASVCVNPYWVSFCASKLTGSGLPVCSVVGFPLGANTTETKSREAQQAVLDGAEEIDTVMNIGAFKEGLYSVVHDDIAQVVDASEPAHVKVIIETCFLSDYEKVAACVLAQTAGAHFVKTSTGFGEKGAVAHDVALMRRVVGHQLGVKAAGGIRSYQDAVDMIQAGANRLGASAGIEIVSGAVSR encoded by the coding sequence ATGATTGATCATACCCTGTTAAAGCCGTACTCGGTCAGATCAGAGATTGAAAAACTGTGCCGGGAAGCGGCAGAGTATAAATTCGCGTCTGTATGTGTTAATCCTTACTGGGTTTCTTTTTGCGCCTCAAAACTGACAGGCTCGGGCCTTCCGGTCTGTTCGGTCGTTGGGTTCCCGCTGGGAGCAAATACAACCGAGACCAAAAGCCGCGAAGCCCAGCAGGCTGTTCTGGATGGCGCAGAAGAAATCGATACGGTTATGAATATTGGCGCTTTCAAGGAGGGGCTGTATAGTGTGGTTCATGATGATATAGCCCAGGTTGTTGACGCTTCAGAACCTGCGCATGTCAAGGTCATTATAGAAACATGTTTTCTTTCGGATTATGAAAAGGTAGCGGCGTGTGTGCTGGCCCAGACAGCCGGGGCGCATTTTGTCAAAACGTCCACCGGTTTCGGTGAAAAAGGCGCGGTCGCTCATGATGTGGCGTTGATGCGCCGGGTGGTGGGGCATCAACTGGGCGTTAAAGCTGCAGGCGGTATCCGCTCCTATCAGGATGCCGTGGACATGATACAGGCCGGCGCCAACCGACTCGGCGCCAGCGCCGGTATTGAGATTGTTTCCGGCGCTGTTTCGCGCTAA
- a CDS encoding DNA gyrase C-terminal beta-propeller domain-containing protein — MTLKDKDYVIGARLTSGKQDVIMATREGMSIRFSEENVRDMGLTASGVRGITLGSSDRVISLIALEKKNGKLLTVTNLGYGKRSELSEYRPIHRGGKGIITYKLSDKVGKLAAVVEVQNQDTVLFITQKGKVKRQRAKGISIMGRATQGEAMVNISKTDEIVRAIQKPEDKFQDKQV, encoded by the coding sequence ATGACCCTCAAGGATAAGGATTATGTGATCGGAGCGCGATTGACCAGTGGCAAGCAGGACGTGATTATGGCAACACGCGAGGGCATGTCCATTCGTTTCTCTGAAGAAAATGTCCGGGATATGGGATTGACGGCTTCCGGAGTACGCGGCATTACCCTGGGTTCCAGTGACCGGGTGATATCCCTGATTGCTCTGGAAAAGAAGAACGGCAAGCTATTGACCGTAACCAATCTTGGGTACGGCAAACGCAGTGAACTCTCGGAATACCGGCCGATTCATCGCGGCGGCAAAGGGATTATTACCTACAAGCTTTCGGATAAAGTTGGAAAACTGGCGGCTGTTGTTGAAGTACAAAATCAGGATACGGTGCTGTTTATCACCCAAAAAGGAAAAGTGAAGCGTCAGCGCGCCAAAGGGATCTCAATAATGGGACGGGCCACCCAGGGAGAGGCAATGGTGAACATTAGTAAAACCGACGAAATTGTACGCGCCATTCAAAAGCCGGAGGACAAGTTTCAGGATAAACAGGTTTAG
- a CDS encoding DUF721 domain-containing protein: MKKGPKHIGETLESMFKDMGMDSKIKQHRIIQDWPDIVGQSVSNVTQAERIDNSILYVRVKSTTWRTELLFQKHTILKRINEKYGNGIIKDIRFH, from the coding sequence ATGAAAAAAGGGCCGAAACACATTGGCGAGACGCTGGAAAGCATGTTCAAAGACATGGGCATGGACAGCAAGATCAAACAGCATCGCATCATACAGGACTGGCCGGACATTGTCGGTCAGTCCGTGTCCAATGTGACCCAGGCAGAACGGATTGATAACTCGATTTTATACGTACGGGTCAAGAGTACAACCTGGAGAACAGAATTGCTGTTTCAGAAACACACGATTTTAAAACGCATCAATGAGAAATACGGCAATGGAATAATCAAGGATATTCGCTTTCACTAA
- the dnaA gene encoding chromosomal replication initiator protein DnaA has product MQVETEQIWENILSMIKEKISANAYATWFKPIKAARVEGNTITIQVPSQFFEWLESHYNKEINEALQATIGPDAKLVYSVIMDSATQNVQLPSLKKNQNVQNQDQTNLNNRFIFDNFVEGECNKFAKAAAMTVGDSPGKTTFNPLVIYGGVGLGKTHLIHAIGNLSNQNGAVKRVMYADSERFTMDFINSIQKNKTTEFSGLYRNVDLLIVDDIQFFSNKERTQEEFFHTFNTLHQKGKQIVLSSDHYKELKGIESVQYSRFQWGLVVDIQQPDLETRQAILQKKAEENGLDLPPDIYQFIATHITSNIRELEGALIRLLAYSSLNDEDISLELAKRLLKDVCIPKAKAISVEYIQKMIAEYFDFPDDMLRAKTRKKEIAQARQMAMYLCKTMTDNSLKTIGLHFGGRDHSTVIHAVNAMEKLINEDRTIREHVENIKNKIEISQL; this is encoded by the coding sequence ATGCAGGTAGAAACAGAACAAATATGGGAAAATATACTTTCAATGATCAAGGAAAAGATAAGCGCCAATGCCTATGCTACATGGTTCAAGCCGATCAAGGCCGCCAGAGTAGAAGGCAACACGATCACCATCCAGGTTCCCAGTCAGTTTTTCGAATGGCTGGAATCACATTACAACAAAGAGATCAACGAAGCGCTTCAGGCAACCATTGGCCCCGATGCAAAGCTTGTCTATTCCGTCATCATGGACTCGGCGACACAGAATGTGCAGCTGCCCTCTTTGAAAAAAAATCAAAACGTGCAGAACCAGGACCAGACAAATCTCAACAACCGGTTTATATTTGATAATTTTGTCGAGGGGGAATGCAATAAATTTGCAAAGGCAGCCGCCATGACCGTGGGAGATTCGCCGGGCAAAACCACATTTAATCCGTTGGTTATTTATGGAGGCGTAGGACTGGGCAAAACGCATTTGATTCATGCCATCGGCAACCTCAGCAACCAGAATGGTGCGGTCAAACGTGTAATGTATGCGGACAGCGAACGGTTTACTATGGATTTTATCAACTCGATCCAAAAAAACAAAACCACCGAATTCAGTGGTCTGTATCGCAACGTTGACCTTTTGATTGTCGATGATATTCAGTTTTTCAGCAACAAGGAGCGTACCCAGGAAGAATTCTTTCACACCTTCAATACACTGCACCAGAAAGGCAAACAAATTGTATTATCTTCGGATCATTACAAGGAACTTAAAGGGATTGAGAGCGTTCAGTATTCGCGTTTTCAATGGGGATTGGTTGTTGATATCCAGCAGCCCGATCTTGAAACACGTCAGGCAATTCTTCAGAAAAAAGCAGAAGAGAACGGGCTGGATCTTCCTCCGGATATTTATCAGTTCATTGCAACCCACATTACATCGAACATCCGTGAACTGGAAGGGGCTTTGATCCGGCTTTTGGCCTACTCGTCCCTGAATGATGAGGATATTTCTCTGGAATTGGCCAAACGGCTGCTCAAGGACGTGTGTATTCCCAAAGCCAAGGCCATCAGTGTGGAGTACATCCAGAAAATGATTGCAGAGTATTTTGATTTTCCCGACGATATGCTGCGCGCCAAAACGCGCAAAAAGGAAATTGCTCAGGCGCGGCAGATGGCTATGTACCTTTGCAAAACCATGACCGATAATTCTCTAAAGACAATTGGACTGCACTTTGGCGGCCGGGATCACAGCACGGTTATTCACGCGGTTAATGCGATGGAAAAACTGATCAATGAGGACAGAACCATTCGCGAACACGTGGAAAATATCAAAAATAAAATAGAAATATCACAGTTGTAA
- a CDS encoding carotenoid biosynthesis protein, with protein sequence MTKQKRYTWIIILAIYFLMITGGIWNILGRFQNEMRLMASPLLILLSIIVFYEYWRHSSNKLRIAIWSLAIIATGIFIEWVGVNTGWIFGEYQYGTTLKPQIGGVPIAIGFAWLNMELSSLVLAQRVTDKARWYPILTAIFMVVFDFFMESPAGQLNYWVWENGIPIQNYAAWFLIGYLLMLFGKKIKAVEANNSQIIIHVYLSQLLYFILVMLKG encoded by the coding sequence ATGACAAAACAAAAAAGGTATACATGGATCATCATTCTTGCGATCTATTTTCTCATGATCACCGGAGGCATATGGAATATCCTCGGACGCTTTCAAAACGAGATGCGTCTGATGGCTTCACCTCTGCTGATCTTGTTGTCGATCATCGTATTTTATGAATATTGGCGTCACAGCTCCAACAAGCTTCGTATCGCAATCTGGTCTCTGGCAATTATAGCAACCGGTATTTTTATAGAATGGGTGGGAGTCAACACAGGATGGATATTTGGTGAGTATCAATACGGGACCACATTAAAACCGCAAATCGGAGGGGTGCCTATTGCCATTGGATTTGCCTGGTTGAATATGGAATTGAGCTCCCTCGTGCTGGCCCAGCGTGTGACGGACAAGGCACGATGGTACCCGATATTGACAGCGATATTTATGGTGGTGTTTGATTTCTTTATGGAATCCCCGGCCGGACAACTCAACTATTGGGTCTGGGAAAACGGCATCCCAATACAAAATTATGCGGCCTGGTTCCTGATCGGTTATTTGTTAATGCTTTTTGGGAAAAAAATCAAAGCCGTTGAAGCAAACAACTCGCAAATTATTATTCACGTCTATCTGTCACAGCTGCTATATTTCATTCTGGTCATGTTGAAAGGGTAG
- a CDS encoding glycosyltransferase produces MITIYLYIILAMLSFFVLITLINVLTAPLVRRGPAPPAKPLVSICIPVRNERDNIGRCLLSLVQQDYPNLEILVLNDHSTDGTLEEIYKIAHPSITVIPGKDLPVGWTGKNWACHQLSKQANGEFFIFTDADNFYESFAVSRTLGWMQRLQLSLFSAFPQQTTQTLGEKLVIPVIDMFVYSFLVLRFTYLLDFTSMAAANGQWLAFSRRGYERIGGHITVKSHIVEDTELARRAKQKGEKILTAAGSGAVYGHMYHSWQEVWLGFSKNVYGLMGYHFAGLILFLVLLFSVYLAPWILVWFQDFYLLALSAIGIAILQRGVLALKFKHPFGASTLLNPLGIVSVMAIAVHSCIRYHTGSIQWKGRTVEFSKDQS; encoded by the coding sequence ATGATCACAATCTATCTTTATATCATCCTCGCCATGCTTTCATTCTTTGTTTTGATTACACTGATCAATGTGCTCACCGCCCCCCTGGTCCGACGGGGACCGGCTCCCCCGGCCAAACCACTGGTGTCCATATGCATCCCGGTTCGCAACGAACGCGACAACATCGGGCGCTGCCTGTTATCCCTGGTTCAGCAGGATTATCCGAATCTGGAAATTCTTGTACTGAATGACCATTCTACAGATGGCACGCTTGAAGAGATATACAAGATCGCGCATCCGAGCATTACGGTCATTCCGGGAAAAGATTTGCCCGTCGGCTGGACCGGGAAAAACTGGGCGTGTCATCAGCTGTCAAAACAGGCCAACGGTGAGTTTTTTATCTTTACAGATGCGGATAACTTTTACGAGTCGTTTGCCGTCAGCCGTACGCTGGGCTGGATGCAGCGGCTGCAATTGAGTTTGTTCTCTGCTTTTCCCCAGCAAACGACGCAAACTCTGGGAGAAAAGCTGGTCATACCGGTCATCGATATGTTTGTTTACAGTTTTCTTGTTCTGAGATTTACGTATCTATTGGATTTTACTTCAATGGCGGCGGCAAACGGTCAATGGCTGGCGTTTTCGCGCCGGGGATATGAGCGCATCGGCGGGCATATTACAGTGAAATCACACATTGTGGAAGATACAGAACTGGCGCGCCGTGCCAAACAGAAAGGAGAAAAAATACTGACCGCCGCCGGTAGCGGCGCTGTGTATGGACACATGTATCATTCCTGGCAGGAAGTGTGGCTTGGGTTTTCAAAAAATGTGTACGGACTGATGGGGTATCATTTTGCAGGGTTGATCCTGTTTTTAGTCCTGCTGTTCAGCGTGTACCTCGCCCCCTGGATTCTGGTGTGGTTTCAGGATTTTTATCTTTTGGCTCTGTCAGCTATTGGGATAGCTATACTGCAGCGAGGCGTGCTTGCATTAAAATTTAAACATCCCTTCGGCGCCAGCACTCTTTTGAATCCGCTGGGAATTGTCTCGGTCATGGCCATTGCCGTTCATTCATGTATACGTTATCATACCGGCAGTATTCAATGGAAGGGACGGACTGTTGAATTTTCAAAGGATCAGTCATGA